In Stomoxys calcitrans chromosome 2, idStoCalc2.1, whole genome shotgun sequence, the following proteins share a genomic window:
- the LOC106091003 gene encoding uncharacterized protein LOC106091003, translated as MATRKQLEKEMRDVLGGNKYSVAKKLKIASLSTKKLIAFLKARSVPIEYPTERAYLVDLLKAVMDGSDEILDIQEVDIENMTDVELQMGVLQVCKPKKSVREIQQELAENCGFQQAVIWDLTKGNSSDFMQEKIKQLIPDQEKGQNSVEKMRASIFNSVWAQRKYTNGNSLTSIFYVMVTPEENLVPARESTTFSCHPVFRCRKCIVDNNDSSNCCMIYVDETGRVYQNWNSFIEDNVLPAGILVTPRRGVYNFDERNNVILEIYRTPNGKPGTKLMNAAQTGSAVLGMGAAVVPLAALALPIAAPVVAGAALVGLGVGAFTSITSALNLRDRAKHEQTLSVMDSQARSNYLGVAGGILGMAAAGATRAMTSMAAAGKATKGLEVLVNGINVSSIVLSGSGVANGALDLIFKFRDNDEISSIDILQLSASLVLFTHSLYNFQLASRIANDARTNSIKSYREALSGRQRRMFDKMSKETIRTSGEKQGKIDIVRNINKIPDRQFLNDMFKVNKQMNKANVKPSFGPNGLVLNNEVPIDAAALRQNVNILKQVTNPIPSTHQAASGSDTALTAGRLYYTTNEATSRRECNNLCDVLNDSRNFGISKEILGSLYLTLSNGIGICLKDYGNKFLQNIIDSEKFQDVISTMAKNFPENICKHILGLAQRFIDDMLDEIMRQVRSSISTESIIYRILELFVKKYKDVPYAYIAAESDKILMTIKIYFLSLNTSGYGGTTKCTHCVGRYSVCSL; from the exons ATGGCTACCAGGAAACAGTTGGAGAAAGAGATGCGGGATGTTTTGGGTGGAAATAAATATTCTGTGGCTAAAAAGCTTAAAATCGCATCACTctccaccaaaaaattaataGCCTTTTTAAAGGCGAGAAGTGTTCCTATAGAATATCCCACGGAACGTGCATATTTAGTGGACTTACTTAAAGCTGTAATGGACGGTAGCGATGAAATATTAGATATTCAAGAGGTTGATATTGAGAATATGACAGATGTCGAATTACAAATGGGCGTTTTGCAAGTTTGCAAACCAAAAAAATCAGTACGAGAAATACAACAAGAATTGGCGGAAAATTGCGGATTTCAACAAGCtgttatatgggatct gaCGAAGGGAAATTCTAGTGATTTTATGCAGGAAAAAATCAAACAACTTATACCAGATCAAGAAAAAGGACAAAATTCAGTTGAGAAAATGCGCGCAAGTATTTTCAATAGTGTATGGGCACAAA gaaAATACACCAATGGTAATTCACTTACTTCCATATTCTATGTTATGGTTACTCCAGAGGAGAATTTGGTTCCTGCCAGAGAATCGACTACGTTTTCATGTCATCCAGTATTTCGTTGTCGAAAATGTATAGTTG ATAACAACGACAGTAGTAATTGCTGCATGATTTATGTGGACGAAACAGGAAGAGTATATCAGAACTGGAATTCATTTATTGAGGATAATGTTTTGCCAGCCGGTATTCTGGTAACACCACGGCGTGGAGTTTATAATTTTGATGAACGTAACAATGTTATCTTGGAAATTTATCGCACACCTAACGGTAAGCCGGGAACTAAACTTATGAATGCAGCACAAACTGGTTCGGCAGTACTGGGGATGGGTGCGGCAGTTGTGCCTTTGGCTGCATTGGCATTGCCCATCGCAGCGCCTGTTGTAGCTGGAGCGGCCTTAGTTGGTCTAGGCGTTGGTGCATTTACAAGTATTACATCCGCTCTTAATTTAAGAGATCGAGCCAAACATGAACAAACGTTAAGTGTAATGGATAGTCAGGCAAGGTCCAACTACCTGGGTGTAGCGGGTGGCATTTTAGGTATGGCAGCGGCTGGTGCAACGCGTGCAATGACATCAATGGCTGCCGCAGGAAAAGCAACAAAG GGTCTTGAAGTTCTTGTGAATGGCATTAACGTATCCAGCATTGTACTTTCTGGTAGTGGAGTTGCTAATGGAGCTTTGGATCTCATTTTT aaaTTTCGCGATAATGATGAAATATCATCAATAGATATTCTACAGTTGTCTGCATCCTTGGTGTTGTTTACACATTCGTTATACAACTTCCAATTGGCATCGCGCATAGCAAATGATGCCCGCACAAACTCTATAAAAAGTTACCGTGAggcactgagtggccgccaaaG ACGCATGTTCGATAAAATGTCAAAGGAAACTATTCGCACAAGTGGAGAGAAACAGGGAAAAATCGATATAGTTCgcaatataaataaaatccCCGACCGCCAATTTTTAAATGATATGTTCAAGGTCAATAAACAAATGAATAAAGCTAATGTAAAGCCATCATTTGGTCCTAATGGTCTTGTACTAAACAATGAAGTACCCATTGATGCCGCTGCACTAAGACAAAATGTTAATATATTGAAGCAAGTAACGAATCCGATACCCTCTACTCATCAGGCTGCATCGGGCAGTGACACAGCTTTGACAGCGGGACGCTTATATTATACCACCAATGAAGCTACCAGCAGGAGAGAATGCAACAATTTATGTGATGTTCTAAATGATTCTCGAAATTTCGGCATCTCAAAGGAAATACTCGGATCGCTTTACTTAACACTGTCAAATGGCATTGGAATCTGTTTAAAGGATTATGGCaacaaatttctacaaaacaTAATAgattcagaaaaatttcaggATGTTATTTCAACTATGGCTAAAAATTTTCCAGAGAATATTTGCAAACATATTTTGGGTTTAGCCCAACGTTTCATCGACGACATGTTGGATGAAATAATGCGACAAGTGCGCTCTTCTATTTCCACCGAATCTATTATTTATCGCATACTCGaactttttgtgaaaaaatataAGGATGTGCCATACGCGTATATTGCCGCAGAGTCCGATAAAATACTGATgactattaaaatatatttcttaTCATTGAATACCAGTGGCTATGGAGGTACTACAAAGTGCACTCATTGCGTAGGACGCTATTCTGTGTGTAGTTTGTAA